From Paenibacillus graminis:
GTTTCCGATTCCAAGAACGGTACACCGCAGGCACAGATTATCGCCACAGGCTCTGAGGTTCAGTTGGCTGTAAAAGCACAGGCTGCTCTTGCCGAAGAAGGCATTGACGTCCGTGTCATCAGCTTGCCGAGCTGGGATCTGTTCGAGAAGCAAGATAAAGCTTACCGTGATTCCGTTATCCTGCCTGAAGTCAAAGCCCGTCTGGCTATCGAAATGGCGCAGACCTTCGGCTGGGAACGTTACACTGGCGATCAGGGCGATATTCTTGGCATTACAACCTTCGGTGCTTCTGCACCTGGCGATACTGTAATCAAAGAATACGGCTTTACCGTAGAAAATGTAGTCAACCGCGTCAAAGCCCTGCTATAATAGACGGATTAAGGACAAAGGGGAGAATAAGCAGATGAGTCAGTTCACCAACGCGACAATTCAAAAAGCAGCTAATATTTATTACGATGGAAAAGTTACCAGCCGCACGGTTACTTTGCAGGATGGCACTAAGGTGACACTTGGCATCATGCTGCCTGGAGTATATGAATTCGGTACGGAAGGTCCCGAGACAATGGAGATTCTGTCCGGCGAGCTGAAAGTACTGCTTCCCGGTACAGATGTGTGGAAAGAGATCAAAGGCACAGATACCTTCCACGTTCCCGGCAACTCCAAGTTTGCGCTGGAAGTATTTGCTTTAACTGATTATTGCTGTTCTTACCCGGTTTTGTAGTTGAATCTATAGGATGAAATGATGTCCCGGCAGCTTTGCCGGGACACTTTTTTTTGTTTCATAGATGAATCTACCAATTATTAATATTGACGGTATAAGTTACATTCTCATATACTTCCACTAGCTACTAGAGAGATTAGCTCTAATCTCAAGCAGATCGAATGGGGGATGGGAACGTGATAAGGTCATGCTTTTGCAAGGAAATACATAAGGTTACGCTAGTTTTTTTCAGTTTTATGTTACTAGGATCATTATTCATCATTACAGGATCGGTACAGGCATCGGCAAACATTGTGAACTCCAATCAGGTATATTCCTATACCGTGATGCAAAGGGATATCGAGAGATTAGTGAAGGAATATCCTGACCTGGTATCTTCAGAATCGCTGGGGCAAACCGCCTATGGACGGCAGCTGTGGGCGGTTAAGCTGGGCCGGGGAGAATCCGTGCTGTTTCTTAACGGTTCGCATCATGCCAGAGAATGGATGACCAGTGCGTTGTTGATGAAAATGATTGATACATATGCCCAAGCCTATTATAGCAATAGCCAAATTGCGGATTATAACGTACGCAGTTTACTGGACGAAGTCAGCATTTGGGTGGTTCCGATGGTAAACCCGGATGGTGTGACTCTATCCCAGCAGGGTACAGCGGGGCTGCCGGTGAATCTGGCCCAAACGCTGCGCCGGTACAACGGGAACAGCACTAATTTTAACCGCTGGAAAGCAAATATGCAGGGAATTGACCTTAACCGTCAATATCCGGCGAGTTGGAATACGATAAAGGATGCGGTCAAGTATCCATGGTATCAGAACTACAAAGGACAGAAGCCGGGGCAAGCTCCTGAAGTGCAGGCGATGATGGATTTTACACATAAGATTGATCCGGAAGTTACAATTTCCTACCATAGCTCAGGGGAAATCATATTTTGGCACTTCAACACTTTGAACAGCAATCTGACCCGTGATAAAACGATGGCCCGGACCCTTGGCAACCTGACGGGATACTCTCTGGTGACTCCACAGAAAAATCCTTCAGGCGGCGGTTATAAGGATTGGTTCATTCAGGAGTATGGCCGGCCCGGGTTTACGATTGAAATTGCAGATTATGCCGGTGAGAGCAGTGTTCCCTTAAGGCAGTTTAGCGGAATCTGGTCTGAGAACAAGGAAGTCGGGCTTTATTCCGCGCTGCAGTCCTATTCATTATGGCTGGGGAAGCAGAAGATCCAATATCTGCAGCAAACCATGAGCCTGCTGGCAGGAACGGAACTCTATACTAAATTAGGGGCTGCCGCCGGCGGGACCAATCTGCAACCGCAAAATATTCAGGTTATTGCACGGAAGGGTGACTGGTATCAGGTTCAAGCAGATAAAGGGCTGGGATGGATTCATCCATCACCGGGAAAGCTGGCAATCATCGAGGAGATTACGGCAACTGCCGAATTGAAAGTGAGCGCACCTGCATATGCATATCCGGATGCCTTCTCTCCTAAGGTGACCGTTCTCGTTCCGCAAACCGTGCAGGTCTCGGGGAGATGGGGAACCTGGCTGTTGGCCTCGACCCCAGGCGGGAAGTGGTGGATTGACGGGCGAAAGGCAGAACTCAAGTGGCCGATAGAAGAGGCTGCACAAAATACAGCAACAGATGCCAATATAACCGATGCCGATACAACGGATACTAATACAAAGGATTCTAATACAACGGGTGCTGATACAGCGGCCAATGTTGAGCAATCCGGGCAAACCCCCCCAGCTGCTGCAAATACTCCATAAATCGCAAACAAGTTCATAATAGATGTACCAAAAGAGCCCTGCTATTAGCGGGCTCTTTTGGTTCCAATGTACACAATGTATGTTGAGCGCTGCATTGCATTCTTCCATTTCTTGCTGAAACGGAACCCGCTATCTTTGGAGGAACATGAAGCCACGTTTACTTGTTATGCATGTATATGTACTTGCCAGACAAACGGAAATTTGTTATCCTACAATAAGAACATATGTTTGTAATTGTGGGGAATATTATTTCTTCCAGCTGCTTAATCTTAATATCCAGATGTACGTAGGAGTGAGATCATGCTGTATTCGGATAACTACATAACGTTTAACTATGAAGAGGCCGGAGAGGGTAAGCCGATGCTGATCCTTCACGGTAACGGCCCGGACCACCGGATGATGATGAGTTGTATGGAACCTCTATTCTCCAGTCAAGACCAATATAGGCGGATCTACGTTGATTTGCCCGGGATGGGGATGTCACCTGCCGCAGAATGGATCCGTTCTTCGGATGATATGCTGCGTGCGGTCAAGATGATGATTGAAGCGTTAATACCCAATGACCGTTTTCTTCTTGTGGGCCAATCTTACGGCGGCTATCTGGCAAGAGGACTGCTGGGGGAATATGCGGAGTTAATCGATGGTCTGTTTCTGCTCTGTCCCTGTGTAATTGCTGAATCCTCCCAAAGGGAGCTTCCGCCGCACCAGGTGATGGTCCAGGATGCTGAATTGCTGGAAGAGCTGAGTGCAGCGGACAGAGAGGAATTCATCTCTATTGCAGTTGTGCAGGATAGAACTGTATGGGAGCGGTACAGCCGTGAGATACTATGCGGCCTCCAGTTGGCGGATGAAGCCTTCATGGAGCGGATAAAAGCGGACGGCGGCTATCCCTTCAGCTTTGATGTAAATGCTATCGCTTCCTTTGAGAAGCCGAGTCTGATCATCACAGGAAGGCAAGATTCAATAACAGGATATAAGGATGTCTGGAAGCTATTGGATTTCTTGCCGCACGCGGCGTTTGCGGTTCTGGACCGTGCCGGTCATAATCTGCATCTGGAGCAAGAGGAGCTGTTTAAGGCTATGGCAAGAGAATGGCTCTCAAGAGTAAGCAGCGAGACCTGAACATTAGCTAGATCTGTACATCAGTCTGAATGCTGCTCCGTTCGTTCATATTGAATAAGTGTTACGCCGCTTTCTTCGATTTGAACTTCTGCGGTCTGCACAAAGCCCAGCTTCTTATAGAAGTAGTGGTTCCTGACTGCCCAGGAGGGGGTGTCCAGTGTCCATTTATGCGCGTTGGGGAAAGTGCTGAACAAGAAATAAAAAGCATCCTGTCCATACCCCCGGCTCTGATACAGCGGGTCAATAAAGATTCGGCCCAGATGATATTCCTGTCCACCCGGTGAAGGGAAAACTATCATTCCGCCGATGATGTGCCCATCAGCAATCAGCTTGTAGTATAGGCCTTTTTCCATCATTTCACTCTGCCACGAACTGGAGCTGTATCCTGGAGGCCCGTCTTCAGCTTTGTTCTGGAACCGGCGGTCATCTTCATCAAAGGCTCTTTTTTGGACTTCTGCCAACAGGTCAGCATCCTGGGGTTCGGCTATAAGAATGGACAGCATGCAATGGTCCTCCTTGGTGTTTTAGGTAATTCCGATCATTGCTGCGGCAGCTTCTGCAGCAGCAGACGCAGCCCACACTGCGGCTGCGTCCGATTTCACTTTATTGGTTTCAACTTCGTCGGGAGCCTGCAAGCCTATTTCTTGCTTGCGCCCCCGCCGATCTTCTGGCCAATCCATTCCTCATAGGATTTGACCACTGCAGACAGGTCTTCATCCCCGTAGCCGTGGTTGAACCCGGCCTGGAACATGCTTTTGGCTACGCCAAGCATGGGGGAAGGCACGCCTGTGGAATCGCTGAGCGAGGAGGCCAGCTTGAGATCCTTCAGCATCAGCGCAAGGGAGAACTGGTTGCTGAAATCATTGTCTATGATCTTCTGTCCTTTCAGTTCGGCTTGTTTGCTGCCCGCCGATCCGTTTTTCACCAGCTCCAGGAACTTGTCTGCGGGAACGCCGGATTTCACGGCGATGGAGAAGCCTTCGGCGAGCGCAACATTATGAATGCCAACCATGGCGTTGTGAGCCAGCTTAGCTACAGCACCGCTGCCGTTGCCGCCCATATGCAAGAGCAGTCTGCCCATGGAGTCAAAAATATCCCGGTGCTGATCAATGACCTCGGCGCTGCCGCCAACCATGAACACCAGCGTGCCTTCAATGGCCGCAGGTTTGCTGCCGGTTACCGGCGCATCCAGGAAATTTCCGCCCCGCTCCTCCACGGCTGCGGCAATTTCCTTCGCCAAACCGGGGGAAATCGTGCTGGAATCCACAACTGTTGTCCCCGGTTTAAGGACAGCCAGGATGCCGCCGGTGCCGTAGAACACCTCACGGATGGAATCATCGTTGCTGATCATGGTAATAATAACATCCTTGCCTTCGGCGGCATCTTGCGGCGTTGCGGCCACCTGGGCACCCTCTGCTCTCAGAGGTTCACTTTTGCTTGCTGTCCGGTTGTACACGGTAACCTCAAATCCGCTGCGCAGCAGGTTGGAGGCCATAGGTGCCCCCATCGTTCCGAGTCCGATAAAGCCGATCTGCTTCATTCTGTTTCCACCTTCGCTCTTTGAAATTGCATCCTTTTATATATTCTATCACGGCACCCTGGCTTGTTCCACAAAACGGTCCTTTGCTTTATGCAGCAAACGTTTCCACGAAACTTCCAAAAACATGGTTCAAAAGCCCGGGATGTGCCTAATGACCTTGCCAGTCAAGGCAAATTAAAGTATCCTAATGATAAAGTTGTAACAAACGGTGTCAAATCCAAAGAGATAAACAGGAGGTAACCATTACCGATGTCCAAGAAGATTAATTTTGACTACACTAAAGCCCTCTCCTTCTTCAGCCAGCATGAGATTGACTACTTTGCCGCTCCGGTGAAGCTTGCCCATGAGCAGCTTCATAACAAGAGTGGAGCAGGCTCCGATTACCTGGGGTGGATTGATCTGCCAACAGCCTATGACAAGGAAGAGTTTGCCCGTATCCAGCAGGCTGCCAAGAAGATTCAGAGCGATTCCGATGTGCTTATCGTTATCGGTATCGGCGGTTCTTATCTGGGTGCGCGTGCAGCTATTGAGGCGCTCTCGCATTCCTTCTACAACAACCTTTCCAAAGACAAACGCAAAACACCGGAAGTTTATTTTGCAGGCAACAACATCAGCTCTACATATATCACACACCTGCTTGACCTTGTAGAAGGCAAAGACTTCTCCGTTAACGTTATCTCCAAATCCGGCACAACTACTGAACCGGCTATCGCTTTCCGTATCTTCCGCGCAGCGCTGGAGAAGAAATACGGCAAAGAAGAAGCACGCAAGCGTATCTACGCTACCACCGACAAGGAGAAAGGCGCACTCAAGAAGCTTGCCAATGAAGAAGGCTATGAGTCGTTCATTATCCCTGACGATGTAGGCGGACGCTACTCGGTACTGACACCGGTAGGTCTTCTGCCGATTGCTGTAGCGGGAATCAACATTGAAGAAATGATGCAAGGGGCCGCAGCCGCAGCGGATGAGTTCAACAACCCGGATGTGGCTACCAACCAGAGCTATCAATATGCAGCTGTCCGCAATGCCTTGTACCGCAAGGGCAAAACCACAGAAATCCTCGTCAACTACGAGCCTTCCCTGCATTTCGTATCCGAATGGTGGAAGCAATTGTACGGCGAAAGCGAAGGCAAGGATTTCAAGGGCATCTATCCGTCCTCCGTTGATTTCTCCACGGATTTGCACTCCATGGGCCAATTCATTCAAGAGGGGAACCGCAACATTTTCGAAACGGTGATCCAGGTTGAAAAGGTTCAGCATGAAATTTCGATTGAGAATGATCCGGATGATCTGGACGGCCTGAACTTCCTGACTGGCAAGACCATGGATTTTGTCAACAAAAAAGCGTTCCAGGGCACAATGCTGGCACACACAGACGGACAAGTGCCGAACCTGATCGTGACCATTCCGGATCAAACGCCTTATACCTTCGGGTACCTGGTGTACTTCTTTGAAAAAGCCTGCGGTATCAGCGGATACCTGCTGGGCGTCAACCCATTCGACCAACCAGGTGTAGAAGCATACAAGAAGAACATGTTCGCACTGCTCGGCAAACCGGGCTACGAGAAAGAAAAAGCAGAGCTCGAAGCAAGACTTACCGAATAGCATTGCCTGACACCGCAGATCATTCATACTAGTAGAGACACCAGGGAGCAGACCAGAGGTAATCCATACCATGGCCTGCTCTCCTAATATATATTAAGATATTAATTGGATGTAAGGAATGGAATAATGATGCTGGAACAATACCGGACGGTGCGCTCTCCCGGTTCCCGGGAAGTCGTAATCCGTAAGTCACGCTTCATCGGCCACGTAATGCCGGTGGAGAACGAAGAGGAAGCCGCGCAATTTATTGAGAACATCAAGAGGCAGCATTGGAATGCCACACATAACTGCTCTGCATATATGATTGGCGAGCGGGACGAGATCCAGAGACAGTCGGATGACGGGGAACCGAGTGGAACGGCCGGTAAACCGATTTTGGAGGTAATCCGCAGCCAAAACGTTAAAAATGTCGCAATTGTTGTTACCCGTTATTTCGGAGGCATTATGCTGGGGGCAGGCGGATTAATCCGGGCCTATACGGACGGCGCTGTACTGGCACTCGAAGCTGGAGAAGTGATCACCCGTGTGCTGAGGCGTGAGGTATGGGTAGAAATCGACTATACCTGGCTGGGCAAGGTTGAGAATGAGCTTAGAGGAAGAGGCATACAGACTGGTGAAACTTTGTTTACGGATAAAGTTACGCTGCTGTGTCTGCCGCGCAATGATGAGGGAGACACATTTATGGCATGGATAACGGATCTTACCCAGGGGCAAGCGCTGGTTACAGAAGGGCGGCGGCTTTACTACAGCGAAGGGGAATAAGATATGGCAAGAAGAGCAGTCGAGCAGGAGTTGTCTAGGGAAAGAATTTTGGAAGCAGCCAGGCATTTATTCATTACCAAAGGATACCGGGCGATATCGATGCGCAGCATTGGCCAGCATTTGGGGTACAGCCATGGGTCGCTCTATTATCATTTCAAAGAGAAGGCGGAGCTGTTCTACGCCATTGTCGTCGAAGATTTCAATCATGTTGCCACATTGCTGAATCAAGTCATGCATACGCCTCCTGAACCGGGAATGACGCGGGTGGAACAGCTGATTCTGGAATTTATCCGGTTTGGACTAGATCATCCTTATCAGTATGAGATTATGTTCATGATCCGTGACGAAGAGCTGCTTGCCTATTGCCGTGCGGAACAGGGCCGATGTTTTGAGTTATTCGCAGGCATTGTGCGTTCGCACATGAAGGAAGAGGGTTACGTATCGGAAGACTGGCAGAGCATACCGCTTACCTTGTTCTTGTCCGCACACGGATTTATTTCTTATTATATTCAGGATAAGGTATCATTTGAGGATGTCAGGCAGGCTGCAATTATGCATGTGAAGGTATTAAGCCGCAGTTTATAGAGGCTGTGTTTTTTTTTAACATTTCTCAGTTTAGCGCGTTGCATTGGTAGAACTTTGAATGGTGAAAGTGTGAAGAGGTTTATCCTTCTTATAAAAGACGGTCCCGCTAGAAGTGGCGGGCCGTCTTTTTGCTGCAGCAAGGACTATATTATAGAAGTTGAACGTGAGTAGGTAGGTTTAGCCTTCTATAATCTTCAGATAACATTGCCGGCGTCTCGGCCCGTCAAATTCGCAGAAGTAAATGCCCTGCCAGCGGCCCAGCAGCAGTGCGCCCTCATGAATGATGATGCTCTGGGAGGGGCCGGCAGTGATGGATTTCAGGTGAGAAGCCGTATTTCCTTCTGCGTGGCGGTATTTGGGATGCTCCCAAGGGTAAACTTCGTCAAGCCGCATCAGCACATCATGTTTGACGTCCGGGTCTGCATTTTCATTAATAGCTATTCCCGCAGTGGTGTGCGGACAGTATACAACGATGATGCCATTCTGAACACCGCTTTTTTTGACATAGGAAATGACTTCTCTGGTGATGTCCCGCAGCTCATCCCGTTTGCTTGTGCTGATCTCCATAGTGTGCAGCATAATGTTATCCCCTCTCTGTACAGTAAATATACTATAGTTTACCCCAAATCGAACGAAAGTAATTGACGGGGGCAAGCGGCATTTGGTAAAGTAGTGTTAACTTTAAACCAAGTATATTAATAGGAATAATAATGGCTGTAAAGGCGAGTATACCGACCGGTAAGCCGGAGGTGGGGGGATTTGTTCTTGAATACGCTGCTTCGACACAAGGGCTGGACATGGGGATTCCGCACGACTATTCTGCTGTATTTTGTGGTACTGATTGTTCTGCCGATACTGGGGGTCTACTACAACTCGTTTTCGCTTGGCTTCAGTAATTTTGCCGAAAGTATCAGTGATCCGATTGCCTGGAAGTCCGTACTGCTGACACTCAAATTAGCTGTTATTGCTACGGTCATTAATGTGCTGCTTGGGACGATGATTGCCTGGGTGCTGATCCGCTATCAATTTCCCGGGAAGGCGCTGCTGAACAGTCTTGTTGATTTGCCTTTTGCGCTGCCGACGGCAGTTGGGGGGCTGATGATTCTGCTGCTGCTGGGTCCGGGCAGTCTGATCGGCGGTATGGCGGAAGCACTGGGATTCGAAATTGTATTTCACCAGCCGGCGATTGTAATTGCCATGGTCTTTGTAACCTTTCCCTTTGTGATCCGTGCGGTGCAGCCGCTGCTGGAGGAGCTGGACGCTTCGGAGGAAGAAGCGGCTTATACGATGGGAGCCACGCGCAGCCGCGTATTCCGGCAGGTCATTCTGCCTTCCATGGCCCCTGGAATGATCGGCGGCGGCATGCTGGCCTTCTCCCGGGCGCTTGCCGAATTCGGAGCTGTCGTACTCGTAGCAGGCAATATTCCGGGACGTACGCTGGTATCCTCCGTGTTCATTTTCGGTGAAGTGGAAAGTGACAATCCGGTCGGAGCCGCGGCGGTATCCATCATTCTCTTAACCTTGTCCTTCCTTATTCTCTGGCTGATCAATATGCTGCAGATGCGGGGGAGAAGAGTATGAGAAAACTGTGGATCGGACTTACTTATCTTGTATTTTTCCTGCTGATTGCCGCACCTCTGGGGAAAATGACAATCGGCGCCTTCAGCGAAGGCTTCGGCGGCTTCTGGAATGCACTGAC
This genomic window contains:
- a CDS encoding pyrimidine/purine nucleoside phosphorylase, which gives rise to MSQFTNATIQKAANIYYDGKVTSRTVTLQDGTKVTLGIMLPGVYEFGTEGPETMEILSGELKVLLPGTDVWKEIKGTDTFHVPGNSKFALEVFALTDYCCSYPVL
- a CDS encoding M14 family metallopeptidase, whose amino-acid sequence is MNSNQVYSYTVMQRDIERLVKEYPDLVSSESLGQTAYGRQLWAVKLGRGESVLFLNGSHHAREWMTSALLMKMIDTYAQAYYSNSQIADYNVRSLLDEVSIWVVPMVNPDGVTLSQQGTAGLPVNLAQTLRRYNGNSTNFNRWKANMQGIDLNRQYPASWNTIKDAVKYPWYQNYKGQKPGQAPEVQAMMDFTHKIDPEVTISYHSSGEIIFWHFNTLNSNLTRDKTMARTLGNLTGYSLVTPQKNPSGGGYKDWFIQEYGRPGFTIEIADYAGESSVPLRQFSGIWSENKEVGLYSALQSYSLWLGKQKIQYLQQTMSLLAGTELYTKLGAAAGGTNLQPQNIQVIARKGDWYQVQADKGLGWIHPSPGKLAIIEEITATAELKVSAPAYAYPDAFSPKVTVLVPQTVQVSGRWGTWLLASTPGGKWWIDGRKAELKWPIEEAAQNTATDANITDADTTDTNTKDSNTTGADTAANVEQSGQTPPAAANTP
- a CDS encoding alpha/beta fold hydrolase, producing MLYSDNYITFNYEEAGEGKPMLILHGNGPDHRMMMSCMEPLFSSQDQYRRIYVDLPGMGMSPAAEWIRSSDDMLRAVKMMIEALIPNDRFLLVGQSYGGYLARGLLGEYAELIDGLFLLCPCVIAESSQRELPPHQVMVQDAELLEELSAADREEFISIAVVQDRTVWERYSREILCGLQLADEAFMERIKADGGYPFSFDVNAIASFEKPSLIITGRQDSITGYKDVWKLLDFLPHAAFAVLDRAGHNLHLEQEELFKAMAREWLSRVSSET
- a CDS encoding GNAT family N-acetyltransferase, coding for MLSILIAEPQDADLLAEVQKRAFDEDDRRFQNKAEDGPPGYSSSSWQSEMMEKGLYYKLIADGHIIGGMIVFPSPGGQEYHLGRIFIDPLYQSRGYGQDAFYFLFSTFPNAHKWTLDTPSWAVRNHYFYKKLGFVQTAEVQIEESGVTLIQYERTEQHSD
- a CDS encoding NAD(P)-dependent oxidoreductase, which gives rise to MKQIGFIGLGTMGAPMASNLLRSGFEVTVYNRTASKSEPLRAEGAQVAATPQDAAEGKDVIITMISNDDSIREVFYGTGGILAVLKPGTTVVDSSTISPGLAKEIAAAVEERGGNFLDAPVTGSKPAAIEGTLVFMVGGSAEVIDQHRDIFDSMGRLLLHMGGNGSGAVAKLAHNAMVGIHNVALAEGFSIAVKSGVPADKFLELVKNGSAGSKQAELKGQKIIDNDFSNQFSLALMLKDLKLASSLSDSTGVPSPMLGVAKSMFQAGFNHGYGDEDLSAVVKSYEEWIGQKIGGGASKK
- a CDS encoding glucose-6-phosphate isomerase, with amino-acid sequence MSKKINFDYTKALSFFSQHEIDYFAAPVKLAHEQLHNKSGAGSDYLGWIDLPTAYDKEEFARIQQAAKKIQSDSDVLIVIGIGGSYLGARAAIEALSHSFYNNLSKDKRKTPEVYFAGNNISSTYITHLLDLVEGKDFSVNVISKSGTTTEPAIAFRIFRAALEKKYGKEEARKRIYATTDKEKGALKKLANEEGYESFIIPDDVGGRYSVLTPVGLLPIAVAGINIEEMMQGAAAAADEFNNPDVATNQSYQYAAVRNALYRKGKTTEILVNYEPSLHFVSEWWKQLYGESEGKDFKGIYPSSVDFSTDLHSMGQFIQEGNRNIFETVIQVEKVQHEISIENDPDDLDGLNFLTGKTMDFVNKKAFQGTMLAHTDGQVPNLIVTIPDQTPYTFGYLVYFFEKACGISGYLLGVNPFDQPGVEAYKKNMFALLGKPGYEKEKAELEARLTE
- a CDS encoding YigZ family protein, whose product is MLEQYRTVRSPGSREVVIRKSRFIGHVMPVENEEEAAQFIENIKRQHWNATHNCSAYMIGERDEIQRQSDDGEPSGTAGKPILEVIRSQNVKNVAIVVTRYFGGIMLGAGGLIRAYTDGAVLALEAGEVITRVLRREVWVEIDYTWLGKVENELRGRGIQTGETLFTDKVTLLCLPRNDEGDTFMAWITDLTQGQALVTEGRRLYYSEGE
- a CDS encoding TetR/AcrR family transcriptional regulator, giving the protein MARRAVEQELSRERILEAARHLFITKGYRAISMRSIGQHLGYSHGSLYYHFKEKAELFYAIVVEDFNHVATLLNQVMHTPPEPGMTRVEQLILEFIRFGLDHPYQYEIMFMIRDEELLAYCRAEQGRCFELFAGIVRSHMKEEGYVSEDWQSIPLTLFLSAHGFISYYIQDKVSFEDVRQAAIMHVKVLSRSL
- a CDS encoding secondary thiamine-phosphate synthase enzyme YjbQ, coding for MLHTMEISTSKRDELRDITREVISYVKKSGVQNGIIVVYCPHTTAGIAINENADPDVKHDVLMRLDEVYPWEHPKYRHAEGNTASHLKSITAGPSQSIIIHEGALLLGRWQGIYFCEFDGPRRRQCYLKIIEG
- the cysT gene encoding sulfate ABC transporter permease subunit CysT, with product MNTLLRHKGWTWGFRTTILLYFVVLIVLPILGVYYNSFSLGFSNFAESISDPIAWKSVLLTLKLAVIATVINVLLGTMIAWVLIRYQFPGKALLNSLVDLPFALPTAVGGLMILLLLGPGSLIGGMAEALGFEIVFHQPAIVIAMVFVTFPFVIRAVQPLLEELDASEEEAAYTMGATRSRVFRQVILPSMAPGMIGGGMLAFSRALAEFGAVVLVAGNIPGRTLVSSVFIFGEVESDNPVGAAAVSIILLTLSFLILWLINMLQMRGRRV